A stretch of the Teretinema zuelzerae genome encodes the following:
- a CDS encoding beta-glucosidase family protein gives MARDISELVSKLTLEEKASLCSGLDFWHTKAVERLGIPSVMVSDGPHGLRKQDMKADHLGFNESIKAVCFPAGCALACSFDRDLARELGETLGDECQAQDVAVLLGPAVNIKRSPLCGRNFEYLSEDPFLASRIAASHIAGVQSKNVGTSIKHFAANNQEYRRMTSSSELDERTLREIYLAAFEEAIKEGRPDTVMCSYNRINGVFAAENERLLTKILRDEWGFSGYVMSDWDAVNNRVEGLKAGLDLEMPSSNGVTDREIVEAVRSGKLAERVLDASVARILEKVFKFADNRKERNFDLEKHDALAGRIAEESAVLLKNNGLLPLDPAKAGEVLYVGQFAKKPRYQGGGSSHINSFRVTGALEASAEIAPGVRWVEGFKTDSDAEDPALAAEALAAAKQAKAVVIFAGLPDSYESEGYDRAHMRLPENQNKLIAEIMKVRPETAVVLHNGSPVEMPWASGAAAILEAYLGGQAVGRATSRILFGLANPSGKLAESFPLKLEDTPCFIDFPGDGKTAQYKEGVFVGYRWYDKRKMDVLFPFGHGLSYTSFAYSGLKTDKTSITEGETLSVSVDVENTGKREGKETVQLYVRDTTGSAVRPVRELKGFAKVHLKPGEKKTVSFALDKRAFAWYSQELGDWYAAPGEYAVEIGRSSRDIEASVSVMWNTSQRLPFHVDLNTTIEEILADERTAAVLKPMLDKMEEMFKGGGGEAANEAITPAMINAMIANFPLRALRSFSGAGNEEIEGLLKALNQAASGR, from the coding sequence ATGGCGAGAGATATTTCGGAACTGGTTTCAAAACTGACGCTGGAAGAAAAGGCGAGCCTCTGTTCGGGGCTGGACTTCTGGCATACCAAGGCAGTCGAGCGGCTGGGGATTCCCTCGGTGATGGTGAGCGACGGCCCTCATGGTTTGCGAAAACAGGATATGAAGGCCGATCATCTGGGGTTCAACGAGAGCATCAAAGCGGTGTGTTTTCCGGCCGGCTGCGCCCTCGCCTGCTCCTTCGACCGTGATCTCGCCCGGGAGCTGGGGGAAACGCTGGGCGACGAGTGCCAAGCCCAGGACGTCGCGGTGCTTCTCGGTCCGGCGGTCAACATAAAGAGGTCCCCCCTCTGCGGGCGGAATTTCGAATATCTTTCCGAGGATCCCTTCCTCGCGTCGAGAATAGCCGCGAGCCATATTGCGGGCGTGCAATCGAAGAATGTGGGAACCTCGATCAAGCATTTCGCGGCGAATAATCAGGAATATCGGCGGATGACCTCGTCCTCGGAACTGGACGAGCGAACGCTCAGGGAAATATATCTGGCGGCCTTCGAGGAAGCGATCAAGGAAGGAAGGCCCGATACGGTCATGTGTTCGTATAACCGGATCAACGGGGTGTTCGCCGCGGAAAACGAGCGTCTTTTAACGAAGATTCTTCGCGACGAGTGGGGTTTTTCAGGGTACGTGATGTCGGACTGGGACGCGGTGAATAATCGGGTTGAAGGACTCAAGGCTGGGCTCGATCTTGAAATGCCGTCTTCTAACGGAGTTACCGACCGCGAAATCGTCGAAGCGGTCCGTTCGGGGAAACTCGCCGAGCGGGTGCTGGACGCCTCTGTTGCACGAATTCTCGAAAAAGTGTTCAAGTTCGCGGACAACCGGAAGGAAAGGAACTTCGACCTTGAAAAACACGACGCGCTCGCCGGGCGAATCGCGGAAGAAAGCGCGGTGCTCTTGAAAAACAACGGCCTGCTCCCCCTCGACCCCGCGAAGGCAGGCGAGGTTCTATACGTCGGTCAGTTCGCGAAGAAACCGCGCTACCAGGGAGGAGGCAGCTCGCACATCAACAGCTTCCGGGTTACCGGAGCCCTTGAGGCCTCGGCGGAAATCGCGCCCGGAGTCCGCTGGGTAGAAGGATTTAAGACCGACTCCGATGCGGAAGATCCCGCGTTGGCGGCGGAAGCCCTTGCAGCCGCGAAACAAGCGAAAGCAGTAGTGATCTTCGCGGGCCTCCCCGATTCCTACGAGTCGGAAGGCTACGACCGCGCGCATATGAGGCTGCCGGAAAACCAGAACAAGCTGATTGCCGAGATCATGAAGGTCCGGCCTGAAACTGCCGTAGTCCTTCATAACGGATCTCCGGTGGAGATGCCCTGGGCCTCCGGCGCGGCGGCGATTCTGGAAGCCTATCTCGGCGGACAGGCGGTCGGCCGCGCGACGAGCCGGATTCTCTTCGGCCTCGCGAACCCTTCAGGAAAACTCGCCGAATCCTTCCCGCTCAAACTCGAAGACACGCCCTGCTTCATCGATTTTCCCGGAGACGGCAAAACGGCTCAGTATAAGGAAGGAGTATTCGTCGGCTACCGCTGGTACGACAAGCGGAAAATGGATGTTCTTTTTCCCTTCGGACACGGACTGAGCTACACGAGTTTCGCCTACTCGGGACTCAAAACCGACAAAACCTCGATCACCGAGGGGGAGACGCTCTCTGTAAGCGTCGATGTCGAAAACACCGGAAAACGCGAGGGCAAGGAAACCGTTCAGCTCTATGTCCGCGACACGACGGGTTCGGCTGTCAGGCCGGTCAGGGAGCTCAAGGGCTTCGCCAAGGTTCATCTGAAGCCGGGAGAGAAGAAGACGGTCTCGTTCGCGCTGGATAAGAGGGCCTTTGCCTGGTACTCGCAGGAGCTCGGCGATTGGTACGCCGCCCCGGGGGAGTATGCGGTTGAGATCGGCAGGTCGAGCCGGGATATAGAGGCGTCTGTTTCCGTGATGTGGAACACCTCGCAGCGGCTTCCGTTCCATGTGGATCTGAACACTACTATAGAAGAGATTTTGGCCGACGAACGGACGGCCGCAGTTCTCAAGCCCATGCTCGATAAAATGGAAGAGATGTTCAAGGGCGGCGGCGGAGAAGCGGCGAACGAGGCAATCACCCCGGCGATGATAAATGCGATGATTGCGAACTTTCCGCTGAGGGCGCTGCGCTCCTTCTCAGGCGCGGGGAACGAGGAGATAGAGGGATTGTTGAAGGCGCTGAATCAAGCGGCTTCGGGAAGATAG
- a CDS encoding MATE family efflux transporter, producing the protein MKTLTPAPRLNLIHLAWPMFIEELTGGITSFADTWFTSMISDEAAASVGILGPILMLGYFILPQFTSAGTSVASQYIGAGEKHKIIPTWVANILISTISGTVLAAVLFAFSGSIGLWLGMTESQNAHAQAYLSVIAFNFIIVGLRNSYASILASQTLTRWNMVASIVTNLINVPLNYALMSGWGIFPEMGLRGIALATVISYFIGFLIIFFMVHVKLGIRFREEGMGKRIREVVPPILKVGIPTAMEPFSYTMQSFVVSMIIIRLGTVSMAANTYVNKFIFLDQAASWALTMGGQILISHHLGANRIEDVRKEFWRIAGIIAGFALLIMLPIFLLRGPLLAFFTRDPEILALSAVLLGFSVLMEPIRSMNILGGVALKSVGDGVFSVVISLVFMWGLVPLLVLAVSAGWGIVGVWSCLLLDETVRALINAWRWKSGRWIGKRVIDEKGN; encoded by the coding sequence ATGAAAACGCTCACCCCGGCCCCGCGATTAAACCTCATCCACCTCGCCTGGCCCATGTTCATCGAAGAACTCACCGGCGGCATAACCAGCTTCGCCGACACCTGGTTCACCAGCATGATCTCCGACGAAGCCGCCGCGTCAGTCGGCATACTCGGCCCCATCCTCATGCTCGGCTACTTCATCCTCCCCCAGTTCACCTCGGCGGGAACCAGCGTCGCCTCCCAATATATCGGGGCCGGCGAAAAACACAAGATCATCCCCACCTGGGTCGCCAACATCCTCATCAGCACCATATCCGGCACCGTTCTCGCCGCAGTTTTATTCGCATTCTCCGGCAGCATCGGACTCTGGCTCGGCATGACCGAATCGCAGAACGCCCACGCCCAGGCATACCTTTCGGTAATCGCCTTCAACTTCATCATCGTCGGCCTCAGGAATTCCTACGCCTCGATCCTCGCCTCGCAAACCCTCACCCGCTGGAACATGGTCGCTTCGATCGTTACCAACCTCATCAACGTGCCGCTCAACTACGCGCTCATGAGCGGCTGGGGAATCTTTCCGGAAATGGGACTCCGCGGCATCGCCCTGGCGACCGTCATCTCCTACTTCATCGGCTTCCTCATCATCTTCTTCATGGTCCACGTCAAGCTGGGAATCCGCTTCCGCGAAGAAGGCATGGGGAAACGCATCCGGGAAGTCGTCCCGCCCATTCTGAAAGTCGGCATACCCACTGCAATGGAACCGTTCAGCTACACCATGCAAAGCTTCGTCGTCTCGATGATCATCATCCGCCTGGGAACCGTCTCGATGGCGGCGAATACCTACGTCAACAAATTCATCTTCCTCGACCAGGCGGCGTCCTGGGCCCTCACCATGGGCGGCCAGATTCTCATCAGCCACCACCTGGGAGCCAACCGCATCGAAGACGTCAGAAAGGAATTCTGGCGCATCGCCGGAATCATAGCCGGGTTCGCCCTCCTCATCATGCTGCCGATCTTTCTCCTTCGCGGACCTCTGCTCGCATTCTTCACCCGCGATCCTGAAATTCTCGCGCTCTCGGCCGTCCTCCTCGGCTTTTCCGTCCTCATGGAGCCCATACGATCCATGAACATCCTCGGAGGAGTCGCCCTGAAAAGCGTCGGCGACGGAGTTTTCAGCGTCGTCATCAGCCTTGTGTTCATGTGGGGCCTCGTACCCCTGCTCGTACTCGCGGTTTCCGCCGGCTGGGGCATCGTCGGAGTATGGAGCTGCCTCCTCCTCGACGAAACCGTCAGAGCCCTTATCAACGCCTGGAGGTGGAAGAGCGGCCGCTGGATCGGCAAGCGCGTCATCGATGAAAAAGGAAACTAG
- a CDS encoding glucodextranase DOMON-like domain-containing protein produces MKRNPAAGGASWYAVRMLMLASALCGATSFMMYSDIIARSLASVLSPEIDPSYTGGEIAHTFYDPAGDDSGYGGLVYPTHRDFRPGSLDLLRYTVHEPVWGARWQEESEYWQFVLSFASGPAAVRAVRVYIDVDGDASGLTEPRGSGSEGLAFDPSHPWDYAFALSGAEGVFFSADGEIEIPIRASALDGGKTLRIRIPLRDRRLHFLYAAAMTRHYVYVAAWSPWSRDSIMSAGAGAASDRIGGAASFFTPAVFDIASPTKALQEEMLSSFDEENFETARILPIAVSLSGNSGSAQAGGRSRKKDEASPGRSGSSARYDSETAELLRLASIEEERLQREKDRAEWISVKESFDAKSNDAEDLVALAGAAFRADFRAEAEAALDEAFSRGHDSSPAKAYKGALLALKGADAPPLAAVSIIADAYVYLDAAVETAETPAETLAARLCRGNVSLAIPEMVFGKRSQGASDFLAAAAAWRSIDSGNAEDIARCYLRAALCFSDSGKEEEAGTWFREASRLAHESEAAGTPLSAALRHELAVRGF; encoded by the coding sequence ATGAAGCGAAATCCTGCGGCCGGGGGAGCTTCCTGGTACGCCGTCCGGATGCTTATGCTCGCTTCCGCGCTCTGCGGCGCGACTTCATTCATGATGTATTCGGATATTATCGCGCGTTCTCTTGCTTCGGTTCTGTCTCCCGAAATCGACCCGAGCTATACGGGCGGAGAAATCGCGCACACCTTTTACGATCCGGCGGGGGACGATTCCGGCTACGGGGGCCTTGTCTATCCGACTCACCGGGATTTCCGTCCCGGCTCGCTCGACCTTCTGCGCTACACCGTTCATGAGCCGGTGTGGGGAGCGCGTTGGCAGGAGGAAAGCGAATACTGGCAGTTCGTTCTTTCCTTCGCCTCGGGGCCCGCAGCTGTTCGGGCGGTCCGCGTCTATATCGACGTCGACGGAGACGCTTCCGGCCTGACCGAACCGCGCGGAAGCGGCTCGGAAGGCCTCGCCTTCGATCCCTCCCATCCCTGGGATTACGCGTTCGCTCTTTCGGGCGCGGAGGGCGTATTTTTCTCGGCCGACGGGGAAATCGAAATTCCGATCCGAGCGTCCGCCCTGGACGGGGGAAAGACGCTGAGAATCCGTATACCGCTGCGCGACCGGCGCCTTCATTTCCTCTACGCGGCCGCCATGACGCGCCACTACGTGTATGTCGCAGCATGGTCTCCCTGGTCAAGGGATTCGATCATGAGCGCCGGCGCCGGAGCTGCCTCGGACCGCATAGGAGGCGCTGCTTCCTTCTTTACTCCCGCCGTATTCGACATCGCGTCTCCTACGAAAGCTTTGCAGGAGGAGATGCTTTCCTCATTCGACGAAGAAAACTTCGAAACTGCCCGGATCCTTCCGATCGCGGTTTCTTTAAGCGGAAACTCCGGTTCGGCTCAGGCGGGCGGGCGTTCCCGGAAAAAGGACGAGGCCTCCCCGGGGCGATCCGGTTCCTCGGCGCGGTACGATTCTGAAACTGCGGAGCTCCTTCGGCTCGCCTCGATCGAAGAGGAACGGCTGCAACGCGAGAAAGACCGTGCTGAGTGGATTTCCGTGAAGGAATCATTCGACGCGAAATCAAACGATGCGGAGGATCTTGTAGCCTTAGCCGGGGCTGCCTTCCGCGCGGATTTCAGAGCGGAAGCTGAAGCGGCGCTCGACGAGGCTTTTTCGCGGGGCCATGATTCTTCGCCGGCGAAGGCCTATAAGGGAGCCCTGCTCGCCCTTAAGGGAGCCGACGCGCCCCCGCTCGCCGCTGTTTCGATCATCGCGGACGCCTATGTCTATCTGGACGCCGCTGTAGAAACCGCAGAGACTCCCGCCGAAACGCTTGCGGCGCGGCTCTGCCGGGGAAACGTTTCTCTCGCGATTCCGGAAATGGTCTTCGGAAAACGCTCGCAAGGAGCTTCGGACTTTCTCGCGGCGGCCGCCGCCTGGCGGTCGATCGATTCCGGAAACGCAGAAGATATCGCACGCTGTTATCTGCGGGCGGCTCTGTGCTTTTCAGATTCGGGGAAGGAAGAGGAAGCCGGCACCTGGTTCCGCGAGGCTTCCCGGCTTGCACACGAAAGCGAAGCTGCCGGAACGCCCCTTTCGGCGGCGCTCAGGCATGAATTGGCGGTTAGGGGTTTTTAA
- a CDS encoding 4Fe-4S binding protein, translating into MAVTAFFSAFMGVVVFFFSLSGNMGSPAHWIYAISMLAVFAAMIHTRAYSRWRRVFQVSFALLFMISFIGILYDERGSMSLTQDTVQSGEVPFCQIVIPAIIAPFALTGRVIFPARMTGHFASVMGMILLWFIATVTIGRGWCGWVCFYGGWEEGASRILKKPRVNLLSRNKDLRSFQFAFLFFVVLMSLGFMSSVYCEWFCPFKLVTEYAEISDLPSLIATVIFIGLFLGLVIVLPLLTRKRTQCSALCPFGAFQSLMDRFSSYRVVIDVDKCVGCMKCAEACSFCAIDRETIREEKGRPELTCAKCGECLSVCPTGAIRYQFSFQAVSDARIRAKGCSPVPKNAPSNRFGAYFQAILDPQYLFVFTAFTFSVIVSGKFIPDAFIRIASIAFGGPR; encoded by the coding sequence ATGGCTGTAACAGCGTTTTTCTCGGCGTTCATGGGCGTCGTCGTTTTCTTTTTTTCCCTTTCCGGCAACATGGGCTCTCCCGCCCACTGGATATACGCGATTTCGATGCTGGCTGTTTTCGCGGCTATGATTCATACCCGAGCCTACTCCCGCTGGCGCAGGGTCTTCCAGGTATCGTTCGCCCTTCTTTTCATGATTTCATTCATCGGCATCCTGTACGACGAACGGGGAAGCATGAGCCTGACTCAGGATACGGTTCAAAGCGGCGAGGTGCCGTTCTGCCAAATCGTGATTCCCGCGATCATCGCGCCGTTCGCCCTGACCGGCAGGGTTATCTTTCCCGCGCGGATGACCGGTCATTTTGCCTCCGTTATGGGGATGATACTGCTGTGGTTCATCGCGACCGTTACGATAGGCAGGGGCTGGTGCGGCTGGGTATGCTTCTACGGCGGCTGGGAGGAGGGCGCTTCGCGGATTCTGAAAAAGCCGCGGGTCAACCTCCTGTCGCGCAATAAGGACCTTCGCTCATTCCAGTTCGCTTTTCTGTTTTTCGTCGTTCTCATGTCGCTCGGCTTCATGTCGTCCGTTTACTGCGAATGGTTTTGTCCTTTCAAACTGGTCACCGAGTATGCCGAGATCTCCGACCTTCCGAGCCTGATCGCGACGGTGATATTCATCGGCCTCTTCCTCGGCCTGGTAATCGTTCTTCCTTTGCTGACGCGCAAGCGAACCCAGTGCAGCGCCCTGTGCCCCTTTGGAGCCTTTCAGTCCCTCATGGACCGCTTCTCCTCTTATAGGGTCGTCATCGACGTCGACAAATGCGTCGGCTGCATGAAGTGCGCCGAAGCCTGTTCTTTTTGCGCAATCGATCGGGAAACGATACGCGAAGAAAAAGGCCGGCCCGAGCTCACCTGCGCGAAATGCGGAGAATGCCTGTCCGTCTGTCCGACGGGGGCGATACGCTACCAGTTTTCTTTTCAGGCCGTCTCGGACGCGCGCATCCGCGCGAAGGGCTGCTCCCCTGTTCCCAAGAACGCTCCGTCAAATCGTTTCGGCGCCTATTTTCAAGCAATCCTCGATCCCCAATATCTCTTTGTTTTTACCGCGTTCACCTTCTCTGTAATCGTCTCGGGAAAATTCATTCCCGACGCTTTTATCCGCATCGCCTCAATCGCGTTCGGAGGTCCCAGATGA
- a CDS encoding urease accessory protein UreH domain-containing protein translates to MKVFFSSFAEPLALGLSTGTWCAMYCVPVLLPFLLGRDESGYKKNSLLIAFFLLGRLAAYGAIGFALSRLGLLAMEYFDPVLARRLSSGAYLVCGIVLASGIYAGRCASCKTALSPDSAVQTGSRRPGFPTEFESNLNPRRNALAAAALLIGGGDRRVSFLSGMSVGFHICPAFWTAAFRSAASPSAAGGVLYFSLFYIGTLPFFLPLAGVPFASARRESLRRIARTTQLLIGAYFIIFAGFIPLAFGR, encoded by the coding sequence ATGAAAGTGTTTTTTTCATCGTTCGCCGAGCCTCTTGCCCTTGGACTTTCCACCGGGACCTGGTGCGCCATGTACTGCGTTCCGGTCCTGCTTCCCTTTCTTTTAGGAAGGGATGAATCCGGATATAAAAAGAACTCTCTCCTGATCGCTTTTTTTCTGCTCGGCCGGCTGGCCGCCTACGGGGCGATCGGATTCGCGCTGTCCCGGCTCGGTTTGCTGGCGATGGAGTATTTCGATCCGGTGCTCGCACGGCGGCTCTCTTCAGGGGCCTATCTTGTCTGCGGCATCGTGTTGGCTTCAGGAATCTACGCCGGCCGCTGCGCATCCTGCAAAACGGCGCTCTCCCCGGATTCCGCCGTACAAACCGGCTCGCGCCGCCCCGGGTTCCCGACAGAATTTGAATCGAATCTCAATCCGCGCCGAAACGCGCTCGCGGCAGCGGCGCTCTTGATCGGCGGAGGCGACCGGCGGGTGTCCTTTCTTTCAGGAATGTCGGTAGGCTTCCATATCTGCCCGGCATTCTGGACAGCCGCCTTCCGCTCGGCCGCTTCGCCTTCGGCCGCAGGGGGCGTTCTCTATTTTTCGCTTTTTTATATCGGCACACTTCCGTTTTTTCTTCCCCTGGCCGGTGTCCCCTTTGCGTCTGCGCGGAGAGAAAGCCTACGCAGGATAGCCCGGACAACGCAGCTGTTGATCGGCGCGTATTTCATCATATTCGCGGGATTCATTCCGCTTGCCTTTGGACGGTAG
- a CDS encoding BamA/TamA family outer membrane protein, with the protein MSVLFQPEAGRAASRAMRSRFDLFRAGLCALFCFAVAPGASAAEEERVLLSAVRIEIDGRMFNWSADGFSANQHGSGPEFAAGTETKPDGETPARLKPQIVASFLALRPGRLYIAADLESRCRDAEIRLLESGLFYAAQAVVLPSKKGCAGRTVLVSLTSGFLWRFGGGASFGYFGYSALSGERLSLRGYAGWNRNGAEILHENAAGLPILAGVAVSLYAPGEWSGMLAATGLPAGQPSAEAVATLGYSPAPDYQIGVGAAVLQTGLDRSGERIFSLQPYFRYRSPRLTGASDAPDLSGQGSNFVFSGCDARIYYFPQDGSAKAEASFALKWNATERASFNVKASGGLSRGMFGFDLFSADDRSVRSGYGRDELSFPSFLLASAELRLSVAAMAFGPGLDCRIVPFIFCDAAVNGDEVRDSRFAAGPAVRLLFDSPVFAYFSASWGMNPEGDGRFILWGTAGF; encoded by the coding sequence ATGAGCGTCCTGTTTCAGCCTGAGGCAGGACGCGCCGCTTCACGAGCGATGCGTTCGCGATTCGATTTGTTTCGCGCCGGTTTGTGCGCGCTTTTTTGTTTCGCGGTTGCGCCGGGCGCGTCGGCCGCCGAAGAGGAACGGGTTCTCCTTTCGGCTGTGCGCATTGAAATCGACGGACGAATGTTCAACTGGTCTGCCGACGGTTTTTCTGCAAATCAACACGGCTCCGGCCCGGAATTTGCAGCTGGAACGGAAACGAAACCCGACGGCGAAACGCCTGCGAGGTTAAAGCCGCAAATCGTAGCGTCTTTTTTGGCCCTGCGTCCGGGCCGGCTGTATATTGCCGCGGATTTGGAATCCCGGTGCCGCGACGCGGAAATCCGGCTTCTGGAAAGCGGTCTTTTCTATGCTGCGCAGGCAGTTGTTCTTCCCTCGAAAAAGGGCTGCGCAGGACGTACCGTCCTGGTATCGCTGACATCAGGTTTTTTATGGCGGTTCGGCGGCGGCGCGTCCTTCGGCTACTTCGGCTACTCGGCACTCTCGGGCGAACGGTTGTCTTTGCGCGGTTATGCCGGCTGGAACCGCAACGGCGCCGAGATTCTGCATGAAAACGCCGCGGGACTGCCGATTCTCGCGGGTGTCGCCGTTTCCCTGTATGCCCCCGGCGAATGGAGCGGAATGCTCGCCGCGACCGGACTGCCGGCAGGGCAACCCTCCGCTGAAGCTGTCGCCACGCTGGGGTATTCGCCCGCGCCGGACTATCAAATCGGAGTCGGCGCAGCCGTGCTTCAGACGGGACTCGACCGTTCAGGCGAACGTATTTTTTCGCTCCAGCCGTATTTCCGATACCGGAGTCCCCGTCTGACGGGAGCATCGGACGCGCCGGATTTGAGCGGGCAGGGTTCAAATTTTGTTTTTTCCGGTTGCGATGCAAGGATCTATTATTTCCCTCAGGACGGCAGCGCCAAGGCCGAAGCTTCCTTCGCCCTGAAATGGAATGCAACGGAACGCGCCTCCTTCAACGTGAAGGCGAGCGGAGGGCTTTCAAGAGGCATGTTCGGCTTCGATCTCTTTTCCGCCGATGACCGCTCCGTTCGATCCGGTTACGGGAGGGATGAGCTTTCTTTTCCCTCTTTTTTGCTCGCCTCCGCAGAGTTGCGGCTTTCCGTTGCCGCAATGGCCTTCGGTCCCGGATTGGACTGCAGGATAGTGCCCTTCATTTTTTGCGACGCCGCCGTTAACGGCGACGAGGTTCGGGATTCCCGGTTCGCCGCAGGACCGGCTGTCCGCCTCCTGTTCGACAGCCCCGTGTTCGCGTATTTCTCCGCTTCCTGGGGCATGAACCCCGAGGGAGACGGGCGGTTCATCCTGTGGGGTACGGCCGGCTTTTAA